From the genome of Corallococcus macrosporus DSM 14697:
ACGTGGAGCCGTCCCCGCTGGCGGGCGAGGTGCGCGCCTTCGTGCCCGCCACCCGGCTCTACGGGCCGGATGGGAGCCTGCTTGGCGTCTTCCCGCCCGAATCACCCACCGTCTCCGAGCGGGTGCTGCCCGAGGCCGGGCCCACGTCACGGCTGGAGACGCGCAGCGTCGGCACGGGCACGCGGCTGCGCGTGCTGACGGTGCAGGTGCGCTCGCCGGAGGGCGTGCCGCACGTGCTGCAACTGGTGGGCTCCCTGGGGGCGGTGGACCAGGCGGTGGGCACCTTCACCTCGGTGGCCACGGTGCTGGCGTTGTTGCTGGGCGGCGTGCTGATTGGCATCCAGGGCTGGCAGGCGAAGGGGCTGGCGCGGCGGCTGCACGGCATCGCGGAGCAGGTGGCTCGCTCGCGCGACGGCGGTGTGATGGCGCCCGCGCCCGCGGATGAGCCTCGGGACGAAATCATGGAGGTGCGTCAGGCGCTGACGGAGGCCGCGCTGCGGGTGCGCATGGCGCGCGAAGCGCAAGAGCGCCTCATCGCGCGTGCCGCGCACGAGCTGCGCACCCCCCTGGCGCTCATGCGCACCGGCCTGGACCTGGCGCTTCGGCGCGAGCGCGGCGCGGAGGAGCTGCGCACCGTGCTGGAGGAGAACCGGCGCGAGGTGGACCGGCTGGCCGGCGTGGCCGGTGCGCTGCTCGAGCTGTCGGCGGCGGGCGGCGCGCTCGACATGGCGCAGAGCGACGCGCGCGTCCTGCTGGAGGAGGCCGCCGCGGGGGCCCGGGCCGAGGCGGACCTTCGCGGCGTGGCGCTGCGCGTGGTGGGCCCCGACGAGGCCGCCTGCCGGATGGACGCGATGGCGGTGCGTCGCGCGGTGGACAATCTGCTGGCGAACGCCCTGCGCTACGCGCCCCACGGCTCCGAGGTGCGGCTGGAGCTGGCGCGACGGGAGGCGCACTGGGAGGTCGCGGTGCAGGACGCGGGGCGGGGCATCCCCGAGGCGCACCGTGAAGACGTCTTCACGCCGTTCCACCGCCTGGAGAAGGACGCGGGGGGCGTGGGCCTGGGGCTCAGCCTCGTGCGCGAGGTGGCTCGGGGGCACGGCGGAGACGCACGCGTGGTGGAGAGCCCGGGCCCTGGCGCGCGGGTGGTGCTGACCCTTCCTCGCCCCTGAGTGCGGAGTGTCACGCCGCGTTCCCGCGTTGCTCCCGCCGCTGTCTCGGGTACAAATCCGCCGCGACTCGTCCCTTTCGACAACTCAGCGTGGTGCGCATGGCCAGGGCTCGCGGTTCCAAGCAACATCCAGATTCGTCACGTCCCACCGAGCAGGGCTTCGTGGAGGTTCGAGGCGCTCGCCAGCACAACCTGAAGAACGTCGACGTCAGGCTGCCTCGTGACGCGTTCGTCGTGTTCACCGGCGTGTCCGGTTCCGGCAAGTCGTCGCTGGCCTTCGGCACGCTCTACGCCGAGGCGCAGCGGCGGTACTTCGAGTCTGTCGCGCCGTTCGCGCGGCGCCTCATCGACCAGGTGGGCGTCCCCGAGGTGGACGCCATTGACGGGCTGCCTCCCGCCGTGGCGCTCCAGCAGCACCGGGGCGCGCCCACGACGCGCTCGTCCGTGGGCAGCGTGACGACGCTGGCGAACTCGCTGCGGCTGCTGTACTCGCGCGCGGGGAAGTATCCACGGGGGCAGCCGCAGCTGGATTCGGATGCGTTCTCGCCCAACACGCCCGCGGGGGCGTGCCCTACGTGCCACGGGCTGGGCCGCGTCTACGAGGCCACCGAGCAGTCCATGGTGCCGGATGACTCACTGACCATCCGGGAGCGGGCGATCGCCGCCTGGCCTCTCTCGTGGCACGGCCAGAACCTGCGCGACATCCTGGTGTCGCTGGGCTACGACGTGGACCGCCCGTGGCGCGAGCTGCCCCAGAAGGACCGGGACTGGATTCTCTTCACGGACGAGCAGCCCTCGGTGCCCGTGTACGCGGGCCTCACGCCGGCCGAGACGCAGCGGGCCCTCAAGCGGAAGGCGGCGCCCAGCTACATGGGCACCTTCACCAGCGCCCGGCGCTACGTCCTTCATACCTTCGCCACCACGCAGAGCGCGCTGCTGAAGAAGCGCGCGTCGCAGTACATGGTGAGCGGCGACTGCTCCGAATGCCACGGCAAGCGGCTGCGCCGCGAGTCCCTGTCCGTCACCTTCGCGGGGCTCGACATCGGCGAGCTGTCCCGGCTGCCGCTCGGCGAACTCACGGACCTGCTCTCACCGGTGGCGGATGGGACGGCCAAGGACGTGGCCGCGTTGACCCGCGAGCACCCGGAGAAGGCGCTGGTGGCGCAGCGCATCGCGCAGGACGTGCTGGCGCGCATCGGCGTGCTGACGGAGCTGGGGCTGGGCTACCTCGCGCTGGAGCGGCCCACGCCCACGCTGTCGCCCGGTGAGCTCCAGCGGCTGCGGCTCGCCACGCAGGTGCGCTCCAACCTGTTCGGCGTGGTGTACGTGCTCGACGAGCCTTCCGCCGGGCTCCACCCCGCGGACACCGCGGCGCTGCTGCGGGCGCTGGACCAGCTCAAGGGCTCCGGCAACTCCCTGTTCGTGGTGGAGCACGAGGTGGACGTCATCCGTCACGCCGACTGGATTGTCGACGTGGGGCCCGAGGCGGGCGAGCACGGCGGACGGATTCTCTACAGCGGTCCGCTCGAAGGGCTGAAGGGTGTGAAGGCGTCCAGGACGCGGCGCTTTCTCTTCGACGAAGAGAAGCCCTCGCGCGGCGAGCGGCGCTCACCCAAGGGGTGGCTGCGCCTGAAGGGCGTGTCACGCAACAACCTGAAGGACCTGGACGTGGACTTCCCGCTGGGCGTGCTCACCACGGTGACGGGCGTGTCGGGCTCCGGCAAGTCGAGCCTGGTGAGCCAGGTCCTGGTGGAGCTGGTGGCGGGCCACCTGGGCCATGTGATGCCCGAGGACGAGGACGAAGGGGAGGCGCTGGAGCGCGCCGTCGTGCGCACCACCGGCGGCCGGATTGACTCCGGCATGGAGGGCATCAAGCGCCTGGTCCAGGTGGACCAGAAGCCCATTGGGCGCACGCCACGCTCCAACCTGGCGACGTACACGGGGCTGTTCGACAACGTCCGCAAGCTCTTCGCCGCCACGCCCGCCGCCAAGGCCCGCCGCTACGACGTGGGCCGCTTCTCCTTCAATGTGGCCAAGGGCCGCTGCGAGCGGTGTGAGGGGGAGGGCTTCGTGAGCGTGGAGCTGCTCTTCATGCCCAGCGTCTACGCGCCGTGCCCCTCCTGCCAGGGCGCCCGCTACAACGCGAAGACGCTGGAGGTGCGGTACCAGGGGAAGAACATCGCCGAGGTGCTGGGCATGACGGTGGACGCGGCCCATGACTTCTTCAGCGAAGAGCCCCTGGTGCAGCGCCCCCTCGCCGTCCTGCGGGAGGTGGGCCTGGGCTACCTGCGGTTGGGGCAGCCCGCCACCGAGCTGTCCGGCGGCGAGGCCCAGCGCATCAAGCTGGCCACGGAGCTTCAGCGCGCCCAGCGGGGCAGCTCCCTGTACGTGCTGGACGAGCCCACCACCGGCCTGCACCCCTCCGACGTGGACAATCTGATGACGCAGTTGGAGGGCCTGGTGGCCTCCGGCAACACCGTCATCCTCATTGAACACGACATCCGCGTGGTGGCCGCCAGCGATTGGGTCATCGACATGGGGCCGGGGGCTGGCGACAAGGGAGGGCG
Proteins encoded in this window:
- a CDS encoding sensor histidine kinase: MRLVRRMWLWGAVVPVVAVAAALGVAVQVCRVVLERAMDEALLSQAAAESVSLFDAPDGRPHLHVEPSPLAGEVRAFVPATRLYGPDGSLLGVFPPESPTVSERVLPEAGPTSRLETRSVGTGTRLRVLTVQVRSPEGVPHVLQLVGSLGAVDQAVGTFTSVATVLALLLGGVLIGIQGWQAKGLARRLHGIAEQVARSRDGGVMAPAPADEPRDEIMEVRQALTEAALRVRMAREAQERLIARAAHELRTPLALMRTGLDLALRRERGAEELRTVLEENRREVDRLAGVAGALLELSAAGGALDMAQSDARVLLEEAAAGARAEADLRGVALRVVGPDEAACRMDAMAVRRAVDNLLANALRYAPHGSEVRLELARREAHWEVAVQDAGRGIPEAHREDVFTPFHRLEKDAGGVGLGLSLVREVARGHGGDARVVESPGPGARVVLTLPRP
- a CDS encoding excinuclease ABC subunit UvrA: MARARGSKQHPDSSRPTEQGFVEVRGARQHNLKNVDVRLPRDAFVVFTGVSGSGKSSLAFGTLYAEAQRRYFESVAPFARRLIDQVGVPEVDAIDGLPPAVALQQHRGAPTTRSSVGSVTTLANSLRLLYSRAGKYPRGQPQLDSDAFSPNTPAGACPTCHGLGRVYEATEQSMVPDDSLTIRERAIAAWPLSWHGQNLRDILVSLGYDVDRPWRELPQKDRDWILFTDEQPSVPVYAGLTPAETQRALKRKAAPSYMGTFTSARRYVLHTFATTQSALLKKRASQYMVSGDCSECHGKRLRRESLSVTFAGLDIGELSRLPLGELTDLLSPVADGTAKDVAALTREHPEKALVAQRIAQDVLARIGVLTELGLGYLALERPTPTLSPGELQRLRLATQVRSNLFGVVYVLDEPSAGLHPADTAALLRALDQLKGSGNSLFVVEHEVDVIRHADWIVDVGPEAGEHGGRILYSGPLEGLKGVKASRTRRFLFDEEKPSRGERRSPKGWLRLKGVSRNNLKDLDVDFPLGVLTTVTGVSGSGKSSLVSQVLVELVAGHLGHVMPEDEDEGEALERAVVRTTGGRIDSGMEGIKRLVQVDQKPIGRTPRSNLATYTGLFDNVRKLFAATPAAKARRYDVGRFSFNVAKGRCERCEGEGFVSVELLFMPSVYAPCPSCQGARYNAKTLEVRYQGKNIAEVLGMTVDAAHDFFSEEPLVQRPLAVLREVGLGYLRLGQPATELSGGEAQRIKLATELQRAQRGSSLYVLDEPTTGLHPSDVDNLMTQLEGLVASGNTVILIEHDIRVVAASDWVIDMGPGAGDKGGRVVVAGPPEVVVDVPSSETAPYLKAALG